The DNA window ATCAGGATAAGGTGATAAGTCAGGCGCAGATACACCGGAATCGTAGTACCTATGATGACTTGAGATACCAGGGTATCGGTGATGGAGAAGAACAGGATGCCCACCAGCAGCACAAAGAACATGAAGCTGGTGCCGCAACGGGGATGAATGGTAGTAAAGCTTTGGATATCAGGAATCTGCAGAGTACTATTGTGCTCATAAGCATTCACGTTCTTGTGCTCTGCTCCATGATAACAAAACAGGCGTTTTACATCCTTCATCAGAGATATTGCCCAGATGTAGATTACAAAGAATACAATGCGGATACTGCCTGCAAAGAGATTGAAAAAGAAGTCCTGCTTGGAAAGCTTTAGCCAATCTGAAAGCTTGTATGGCAGCAGTCCAAATAGCAAGAACGCCAGTCCAAAGGCAATTATGAAGCTGAATATCTCTTCCCGCTTTTCTGCTGCCTTACTCTTTTCCTTCAGCTTTTCTCCCTTTTCTTCGGCTTCCTGTCTCAGATCCAATTCGAAGCGTTCAGCCGAAAAGGTGAGGGTGGAGAAACCGATCTTCATCATCTCGATGAGAGACACAAATCCGCGGACGATTGGTAAAGCATAGAACTTGTTTTTCTGCGTAGCGCTTACAAATGGCTGAAGCTTTAGTTCGATGTCTCCGTTTCTGCGACGAATGGCGGTTGCCAGACGGTCAGGTCCGCGCATCATTACGCCTTCGATAACCGCTTGTCCGCCTACACTAATTTCTTTTTTCATCTGCTAATCCTTATTAATATAAAAAACGCCACTCTCCCCCAAAGGCGGAAGACTGGCGTAAACAAATTTATAAGATCTACTTATCGCTGCTGAGATTGTATTTCTTATTGAACTTCTCGACACGACCGGCAGTATCCATAATCTTTTGTTTGCCGGTGTAGAAAGGGTGGCACACGTTGCAAATATCTACGTGCATGTCTCCCTTGGTGCTGGCGGTTTCAAATATGTTGCCGCAGGCACAGGTGACAGTAGCCTTCTGGTATTTAGGATGAATTCCCTGTTTCATTTATTTTGCTCCTTGCATAAATTCAAAGTGATTTGATACAATAATTTTGAGTAGCAGGTTTATGTCAAGTATGAATTAGCATCTCTTTATATCTGCTTTACTACTGCTTGAAGCATGGAGTTGAAAGAGCCCAGATAATGAATTGTGCTCTGACTGCGTGGCTCTTTCGACTTTATGTGATCTTAACTATAATGAAGGTTTAGGTATGAAGCGACTTGCCGAACCGTAGCTTCTCTCATATGTGAGGATTCCGATCTTCTCCAAGTAGTAGCTTCGGAAAGCTACGATACATGTAGCATCGGAATACTACGATACAAAAATCTCCGTAGCTTCGGAATGCTACGATCGGGTTCCGTTCGCCGATTATTAAGCCGTACCAGAGGCAGAGCTTACAAGAACGTTATTGAAGCAAAGAGGTCCAAGAGGGGCATCTCCAGAATAAAATATTGCCAGATGCACAGTTGCGACTATTATATGACTATCGCAAGCATTCCAGGCAGTTTATCCGGAAGTCAAGAATAAAAATGTGCTGCCAAGGACACCAACAGGTAAAAAGATGGAATCTCATATCAGGAAAATAATCGACAAAGCAATCTTCGGCTATGCTTATCACGAGATCTTGCTGGACAAATCCGGCAAGCCCTGTGATTATAGGTTTATAGAAACCAATGAAGCCTTTGGCGAGCTTACCGGTTTGGATCACAAGAAAATAATCGGTAAGACTCTAAAAGAAGTACTACCCAAAAGTTCTGAAGACGATTTTGACTGGATCGGTTTTTACGGGAATGTGGCAGAACAAGGGGGCAGTCATATGGTGGATGCGGAATCCAAGCCACTTGGCAAGAGCTTTCGCATTCAAGCAATCTCATTTGAGAAAGGCTATTTTGCCACCCTCTTCTTCGATGTGTCTCTCTACAAAAAGATCGAAATGGAGTTGGGTGCAAACGAAGAGCGAATGCGTTTGCTGGTGAACAATTCCAACAACTGGGTAGTAGTCCTGGATAAAGATCTGCAGATAAAATACTCCACTGCTTTGGGGTCAAAAATCCTCGGTATAGACGAAAAAGAAATCTACAATCTATTTGTATATTCCGTAGTCCACCCGGACGATGTAGCAAAAGTACAGGACACAATACAATGGGTATTTGAACATCCAGCAGAATTGGCCACTCTGGAGTTACGAGTATATAACTCCAAACATGAAGTAATTTGGTTGGAAGTATTTGCTTTCAATATGTTGCAATCCTCCGCAATCGAGGGATTGATAGTTCACGCACGGGATATCAGTATCCGCAAAGCTGCAGAAGAAGCGTTGGTGCAAAGCGAAAACAAATTTCGTTATTTGACTGATAATCTTACCGACATGATCTTCATGACTGATAAGGAACTAAATACCATCTATGTAAGCCCTTCCGTGGAAGCGATGTTGGGGGAAAGCCCGGAAGAGCATCTGTCACGCAGCATGGAAGACAAACATCCCCCAGAATCTCTGGCTGTGATGCAGGAAGCATTAGCCGAAGAAATGCAAAAAGATACCGAACCAAATGCAAATCTGAATAGATCCAGAATGATAGAGATTCAGGAATACAAGAAAGATGGCAGCCTCATAGATATTGCCATGCATGTAACAATGATTAGGGATAAAGACGGTAACTTCAATGGCTTGCATGGAGTTACACGGGATATTACTTTCCAAAAGCACACTGAACGGGAGCTAAAAGAGAAAAACGCTTACATCGAATCACTGCTGGATTCTATCCCTGATCCGATCTTTGTATTAGACAAAACTGGCCGCCTGATTGACAGAAAAACTGGATCTGCGGACAATTCGTTCCTCACGAAAGCAGAAGCCCCCAATCAGAATCTTTGGGACATCTTCCCGAAAGTTTTGGCGGACAATATATTGGACGCCATACAAATTGCCTTGGACCGAAATGAGACCATTCCCTTTTCCTTTCGATTGGAAATGAATGGAGAACACAGGTATTTTGAAGCCCGTATCAGCCCCATGGAAAATGAACGGGTGATCTCCTCAGTGAGAGACGTGACAGATCATAGCAAAGCTGTGATGGCAATTCAGCAACAAACCAGATTTCAAAAAATGATTGCAGATATCTCGACTGCATTTGTGAATAGCAAGTCCTTGGAACTGGATACCATCCTGGACGAGAGCCTGAAAATGGTAGGAGAATTCTTTGGAGTGCAGCGAGCATATATATATCGATATTTTGACGACTATTCCAGTATGTTCAACACAAACGAATGGCACTCACGAGGTAGAGGCAGAATTCAGGATAAACGTCCCGTGTATCATAGCGCCTCAATTCCCTGGTGGAGCAAACAGATTACTAGCGGACAAATAATAAAGATTGAGAATCTGGAAGAGCTGTTGCCTCATGCTAAAACCGAGTATCGGGTACTGAAGAGCCAAAATATCAAATCCATTTTGTGCATACCAATTCAAAGTGGCTCCAAGGTTATGGGCTATTTCGGATTTGATAGCCTGATAGAGCCCAGAGTATATAGCGAATCTGAAGTAGATAACCTGCTGGTAGTGGCAAACCTGCTGGCAGAAGTGTTGTTAAAACACGATCGTGAAAAACAAATGCGCAAACAGGCCAAACTGCAGGAAATCTTCATCCCCATGGCCATGAAGTATGTAAATCTGAATTCCGAAGATCTGGAGAATGCGATACGGCAATCTCTGGCTGAACTGGCTACTTTTTCCAATGCTGATCTAGCCTTTATATATGATTACGATTGGGATAGCATGGTCTGTATAAACGGAAATGAATGGACTGCTCAAGGCATAGATACTGAGGCCCAATTACGCAGAATAATCCCAATGGATTTACTTGGTCCCTGGGTGGAAATGCATCGTAGAGGTGAGACGGTTATCATAGATGACGCCCTCACAGCCGATGTTCCCAAGCAACTGCGAGAGTTCATGGTCACGCAGAGAGTGAAAAGCATGATAACCTTGCCTATAATGAATATGGGTATGTGCCAGGGTTTTGTGGGTTTCAATTACATAAGGAAAACCCATCGCTTTACCAAGACCGACAGCATGTTGCTTTCACTTTTTGCCCAACTTTTGGTCAATGTACGCAATCGTAGAGATCTAGAGCGCAGACTCATTCAGGAAAAAGTGCGAGCAGAGAATGCCAGTAAAGCTAAAAGTGAGTTTTTGGCCAATATGAGTCACGAAATCCGCACTCCCCTTAATGGAGTAATCGGCTTTACTGAATTGCTGCAAAACTCGGCTTTGGACAATGCTCAGCAGCAATATGCCCAAAACATCATCAATTCCAGCTACAACCTCTTGGGCATCATTAATGATATTCTGGACTTTTCCAAAATTGAAGCGGGAAAACTGGATCTGTCTCCCACACGTACAGACCTTATTGAACTGGTAGAACAGGCTGCAGACATCATCAAGTTGAGAACCAGCAAGAAAGACCTGGAGTTTTTGCTGGATATCAGCCCAGACATTCCCAGATTTGCCATAATCGATCCTTTAAGACTGAATCAAATCCTGATAAATCTTCTTTCAAATGCAGAAAAGTTTACCGAAGAAGGTGAGATAGAGCTGAGTGTGCGGTATGAAATGACCGACGCTGATCATACAGATATCACATTCACAGTACGCGACACGGGCATTGGTATCAATGAAAGTATGCAGAAAAAGCTGTTTCGCGCTTTCTCGCAATTGGATTCATCCACTACCAGAAAGTATGGTGGCACCGGACTGGGATTGGTGATATCAAACCATCTGGCCACCTTGATGAATAGCCATATTAATATCTCCAGCATACCCGACCAAGGTTCTGAATTTAGCTTTACGATCAATTGCAGAGTTGAAGGAAAGAGGTATTGCGATCACGAACTGGAACTCACGAAAACAGTGATGGTGGTAGATGATAATGCATCCTGCCGCAGAATCATCAAGCAATGCCTTACTTACTGGAAAATTGATGTCCTGGAGTGCGGCAGCGCCCAGGAAGCATTGGAGATGCTGCAAAACGTCAGCGCTCCTGATGTTATCTTTGTTGATTATGATATGCCGGAAATGAATGGATTGGACCTTATCCGAAGAGTTCAGAACGAAACCTTGAAGATAAGCCAGACAACTCCAGTGGTGCTGATGCATAGTTCCGATGAGAATCCCGCTCTGATATCAGCTTGCCAGGAACTGGGGATAAACTACCGTTTCTTGAAACCGGTGAAAGCTTATGATTTGCATAAGGCTTTGGAAAACATCGAATCCGGAGGCCAAGACTTGACACAGGAAAACATTGAAAGAAAGGATAGATTACCTATGTCTGAAACAGATTTAATCGAAAAACCGTCTATCCTAATCGCTGAAGACAATCAATTGAACATGATTTTGTTGAATGAAATGATCCTCAAGCTTAGTCCCAAAGCCCAGATATGGCATGCTACAGATGGACTGCAAGCTATTGACGGAGTTCGAAAACACAGTCCGGATGTGGTGCTGATGGATGTACAAATGCCAAATCTGGACGGTGTGAGTGCCAGTTTTGAGATCCGTAAGTTCTCCTCGGTGCCCATTATTGCCATTACAGCCGGAGCATTGAAAGAAGAACAGGAGCGATGTCTTGCTGCAGGTATTAATGACTTCCTTACCAAACCGGTTTTGGTGGCAGAACTTGCTGCCACCTTAAGCAAATACCTGTCAAATGAATCTCAGGAGAAAAGTGCTTCGTATCAGACAAAGACAGCAACGGACAATGCTTCTCATTTTGCTAAAGACGCACTCTTGAAAAACATATCCGGAGATTTGGATACTTTTAAGAGTTTGCTTGAGATAGTGGCCACCAGCTTCCCGGATAAGTTTGAAGCTCTAAACCAGGCAATCACCGAAGAAGATAGCAAAGAAGCTCTTAGCATCCTGCATTCGTTAAAGGGATCAGCGAGAAACATGCACTTCGTCCTTCTAGGAGATATGGTGGCTGATTTGGAAAGGGATTATCCCAATCTTGAAGCAGCAGAAGTGCGTGCCCGCTACCAAAATATCATTCAAGAATGGCAGTTTGTGCAGGATCTGATAAAATAAAGCATCCAGGATCCCTGTACGCTCTACCTGAAAGTTATTGAATCAATTTCCGCTATCTTGCAGATTGATGTTTCTACTTTTGAATCCGTAACCCATCACGTCATAGACATCGGTAAGCACCATAAAGGCATCCGGATCAATCTCTTTTACGAGGTCTGTAAGCATGGGCACCTGACGGCGGTTCAGCACACAGAACAGCACATTGATATCGCGTTGGTGAAATCCGCTCATCCCCTTCAGGATGGTTACTCCCCTGTTCAGTTTATCGAAGATCACGCCACGAATCTCATCCGGACTGTTCGAGATGATGTAAACACCTTTCACATAAGGCAAGCCTTCTGAAGCCAGATCCGTGATCTTGGTGGTTACAAACAGGTTGATGTAACCCCAGATGAGCAGTTTCGGATCTTTCAAAAATAGTGATACAGCCAGGATTATGCCCGTTTCCACAATATAGTAGCCTGTACCGATCGAAATATTGGCTTTTTGTTTGATGAAGGCCACCGGGATATCTGTGCCTCCGGTGGATCCTCTGAAGCGGAAAATCAGCCCCAAGCCCAAACCAAGCAGTACCGAGCCGGCTACTGCGGAGAGGAAAATCTCTTCAGGAGGCAACATTGCATATACTACCCTGTCTCCAACCATGTGGGTATAGTGCGCCAAATCTCTGACCAGACCGATTTTGTGGAGCATGGGAAAGCTCAACAGGTCTGTCATTGTCGCAGAAACCAACATACCATATATTGATTTACTGCCAAACGATTTTCCGATGAATACAAAACTGATGACAAACAGAGGTATGTTTATAAGGATCATGCCCACACCGTTGGGTAGCCCAAAAAGCATGTGCAAGATCTGAGATATTCCGCCTACTCCTCCCGGAGCCATATTGTAGGGTAACAGGAACCAAGAGTATCCTATGGCAAAAAACACCGAGGCAAACACTATGCCCAAGTGGTTTATAATCTCTCTCTTAATACGCATTTTGCGCGCATCTTGTTTCGGCATTTCATTCTCCTATTGTTCTTGACGGATAATGCTGTAATTTATAGTTTGTCTCTGTTCAAATAGCGGGGCTCAGAATGAATCCATGCTATGGCATACACAAACATAAAAAAGTATCAAGGAAATATTACATGAAGATCGATATCAGAAAAGACGGACACAAACACAGTCTCATCGAACTGGAAAAGGCAAGGCCAATATCACAGATCATAAAAGGAAGTGGCATCGATCGCAACCAAGTCCTGAGCTATAAAATTAACCATACCGAATATGTCAATGAAGATTATCTTCCTTCCGGAGATACACTGGTCAATTGCGTCACAGTCAATCATCCCGAAGGATACAGGATTTATCAGGATACAGCAATCTTCATCCTCGCTAAAGCCTTACATACTCTTTTGGGGGTAAATCACTCTTTGGTGGCAGAGCATTCAATCGCCGATGGAGTGTTTTGCGAAATCTTCAATTCCGAGAAATTCAGCCGGGATGATGTCCAGCGTCTGAAAGCGGCAATGCACAATATCATCGAAAGTGATCTGCCCATAGATCGAATCGAAGTAAGCAGTTCCGAAGCCATCGATATATTTAGCAGTATGCACCGTAAGGACGTGCTCAGGAATATTAAAAGCCACCATATCGAGACCGTAAGTATCTACAAATGCGGAAAATACTACGATTTCTTCATCCGTCCTCTAGCAGATCGCACCAGCTTTATTACCCATTTCGACATCGAGTATCTGGAACCCGGATTCATCCTGCGCTTCCCCTCCGGTGCAGATATGACTCTGCAAGAGCCCTTTATGCTACCGCAAAAACTGTTTGCCTTGCATCAGGAGCACGACAAATGGCTGGATATTCTGCGTGTCCACAACATATCGGACATCAACAGCCAGATCGACCGCTATGATATATCTCAATTCATCCTGGTGGAAGAAGCTCTGCACGAAAAGAAGATCGCCGAGATGGCGGCAAACATAGTGGAAGACAAAGATATCAAGCTAATCCTGATCGCCGGACCGTCTTCTTCCGGAAAGACTACTTTTGCCAACCGCCTCAGAGTGCAGTTACAGGCCAGCAAAGCAAAGCCATTTGTTATCGGTCTGGATGACTACTTTTTAGATCGCGACCTCACTCCCCGCAAGGAAAGTGGAGATTTTGACTTTGAATCCATACATTCCATCGATCTGGAATATCTGAATATACAATTGACGCAATTGCTGAATGGAGAGCAGATTGAGCTGCCCCATTATGACTTTACGAGAGGTATCAGACGACGCAGCAACAACTTCGTGAAGATGGAGAAGGATAACATCATAATCATGGAGGGAATCCACGGACTGAATGATGACCTTACCTCAGCCATTCCCGAAAGCCGTAAAACCCGCATCTATGTATCGGCCCTGAACCAATTGAACATCGATAATCACAACCGTATTCCCACTACAGATTGCCGCCTCTTGCGAAGAATCATCCGGGATCGCCAATACCGGGGATACTCAGCTGAAGAAACCATCCTCAGATGGCCCGACGTAAGAGAAGGCGAGGAAAAGAACATCTTCCCATATCAGGAGAATGCCAATTATATGTTCAACAGCAGCCTCACCTATGAACTGGGTGTATTGAAGAAACATGCTTGGAACGAACTCCTGAACGTGCCTTCAACCTCATCCGCCTACACAGAGTCACGTCGCCTCCTGCACTTGCTTTCTCACTGCAGGGATATCGACGACGCCCATGTGCCACACAACTCCATAATCCGTGAATTCACAAACGGTTCTGTGTTTAGATACTGATATGCCGAAGATCAATATCCTTTCTGAAGATGTCCGTAATAAAATCGCTGCGGGCGAAGTGATAGAACGCCCGGCTTCTGTAGTAAAAGAGCTGGTGGAAAACAGTATCGATGCCGGAGCGGATACCATCACGGTAATAGTGGAGAATGGGGGGAAAGACCTCATCCAAGTGATCGACAACGGTATGGGCATGGAACCGGATGACGCCATGCTGGCCCTCGAAAGCCACGCCACCAGCAAGATTCGCAATGTTGACGACATCATCCACATTAGTTCTTTGGGCTTCAGAGGAGAAGCTTTGCCTTCTATAGCCGCTGTATCTAACTTCTGTCTGCTTACCAGAAACCGAAATCTGGAAGTTGCCCTCAGAGTGGAGATAAACGACGGTAAACTGAAGGATGTGATCAAGACATCGTCCAATCCGGGAACCACCATCTGGGTAAGAGGGCTGTTCAAGAGCCTGCCCGCCCGCCGTAAATTCCTGCGAACCGATGTAGTGGAACTGCGTCATATCCAGAAGTACTTCCACTATCAGGCAATTATCTATCCCCGGATCAACTTCAAATTGATCGCCGATGGCAAGAAGAAGCTGAATTACATCGCTTCGGAAGACCGTAACAAGCGAATGGCTGAAGTATTCGGTTCGGGCTTTTTCGACGACGACATTATCGAGATAGATTCCGGTGCCGGCGAATACTCCGTGAATGGTTACATCTTTGGTTTGGAAGAGCGTTCCGAGAAGCTTATCGATGCTCAATATGTATTCATCAATGGCAGGTTCATAAACGACAAGACAGTGAAACATAGCATTAAAAGCGCTTATCAACCGTTTATCCAGAAAACCAGGGCTTGGATGAAAGGCAGCACTCCGCCGTACATCTTGTTTATCCAAGTACCCCCTCAGGAGATTGATGTCAATGTCTCTCCTACCAAGAGTGAAGTACGCTTTCGAGAACAGCAAAGGGTGCATTCCCTCATATTTGAGACTCTCACCAGAGCGCTAAGACGTTATGAAGACGACAAGTTTGCTTCCGCACGCAATAAGTTCATCAACATCCCCTTCAGTCAGGAACGTCCCAGCTCCCTAGAGCGGGATATCTTTGTGCAGAATGTACAGGTTCCCCGATATGGAGAATACAAGAAAGAACACGCCGAACTGTTTCAAGATGACCTGTTTAAACATGAAGAGGAGCCTTTACCCCGCTCGATCCCCATCGTGAATCCCGAGAAAGATCGCGATCAGGAACAACAGGAAATTTTCATCGATCAACCTAACGACAGCGTTCCCTATAAGCTATTACTTCAGAATGAAGAGGACTACATCAACCCCTGGCAATTGCATAACACATATATCTTTGTCCAGATAGAAGATGGCTTGGTGATTATCGATCAACATGCCGCTCACGAGCGCATCATCTACGAAAAGCTAATCCATCGCACTGGTGGTGCTCCTGCTGTAAGACAGAAACTGATTGTTCCTCTGGTGATCGACATTCCGCCATATATAGCCAGCGATATCCGGGATCTGGTGGATGCAAATCTGGAGCTGTTGGAAAAGATCGGTTTTATCCTCAAGAAGTTTAGCGGAGATTCCATTGTCATCGAGGAAATCCCCGCAGAATTGGGTGATTTTCAAGGGGGCAAAACCTTCATTGATATCCTGAAACAACTGGAAACAGAAATAGAACTGAACTCCGACTTCAGGGACTCCCTAGCCAAATCCATCGCCTGCAAGGCTGCGATCAAGGCCAACACCAAGCTATCCCGTAAGGAAATGTTATCACTCATAAACAACCTCTTTGCCTGCAGAGTACCATACTTTTGCCCCCATGGACGACCTCTGATCGTAAAGATGACTCTCACGGATTTTGAAAAGAAGTTCAAGCGCCTAGTATGATCATCACCATTGAAGGGCCAACCGCAGCGGGTAAAACGGCATTTGCCATAGAACTCGCGGAAGCCCTGCACACTCAGATCATAAACTGCGATTCGCGTCAGGTATATAGATACATGAACATCGGAACGGCAAAGCCTTCCCCGGAAGAGCTGTCCCGCGTGAAGCATCACCTTGTAAGTATCATTGATCCCAATGAAAGGTACAACGCTGGTTGTTTTGTGAAGGCAGCGGAACAGATTATCGACTCTATGCTTTTAGAGGATAACATCCCCATTATCTGCGGAGGAACCGGCCTGTATATCCGCTCACTTTTGGAAGGCCTCTTTATGCATCCCCCCATCGATCCCCATATCCGGGAAAAGTTGAAGGCAGAGTTGCAGAACGTCGGAGTATCTGCCTTGTATCAGCGATTGCAAGAGGTCGATCCCGAGTTTGCCGGACGCATCAGTGATAAAGATCCGCAAAGAATTCTACGAGGTTTGGAGATATACATCGGGACAGGGATGAACATCACAGAGCACTGGCGGCTCCAGAAGCGGGTACTGAAGTACCACACCCTGCGTATACTGATCTCCCCTATCAGAGCCGTGCTATATGAGCGTATAAACCAAAGAGCGGAGCAAATGCTGAGCTGTGGGTTGCTTTCTGAAATAGAAGCTTTGCTACACAATGGCTACACTTGGCAGGATCCAGGTCTAGCGACTTTAGGCTACAAAGAGTTCAAAGACTTCTTTCAAGGGAAATCTGATCTGGCAGATTGTACCGAATTGGTAGCTCAGCATCATCGTAACTATGCCAAACGGCAACTAACCTGGTATCGAAAATGCAGATTTGATTTGACAATTGGACTACAAAGCTTTAGTTTATCTGATGTCCTCGGGGAGATAGAATCCCGATACATGAGGTACAAAGAGGAAACAGGTGCACATCATAGCCAAGATAGTTAATCACGAGATTACAGATAGTGATATTGCCCGGGAACTCGCTTGGGGTGGGACGAGCAAGCAAGCCCTGAAACGCCTGATAGACCGTTGTCTTTTGCTGGTCAAGGCAGATCAACTAGGCATGAGGGTCACTGATGAGGAGTTTGACATCGCTATGATGGAGCTTCTTGAAGAAGAAGAGCCGTTCGGATTGCCCCCCGGATATTTGCAAAGCATGGACGCTCTGGAGATGGAAACTCTTTTGCGCCGCAACATCTTGATCCGCAAATACCTCTCTACTCTTTACCCTGACGAGCATCCCATCGAAGAAGCAAAGCTGAGGGAACTCTACGACGAGCAGATTCAGAACTTTTATAGCGAAGAGATGGTACGCTGTTCACACATCCTTATCAAGGGTGAAGATGCCTTGCGGCGCATCACTGAAATCCGCTCCAGAATCTTTGGTCCTGCAGAATTCTTCGAAGCCTGCCGCACTTGTAGTGATTGCCCCTCAAACCGTTGTTGTGGTGATTTGGGGTATTTCCCTCGTGGCAAGCTCTTTCCGGAAATCGACGCCGTAGCATTTAGCATGCAGATTGATGAGATCAGCCAGCCATTCGCCAGCCCTGAGGGATATCATATCCTGATGCTTACAGATCGCAAATGCAAAGCTCCCATCCCTTTCGAGGACATTAAATCCAGCCTCACCGCTCAGATTATCCAAATGGAACGCGAATATATATTGATGCGGCATCTGGACGAGCTCTACATAGAATTCAAACCGCAAATCAAGCTGTTTGAAGATGCCGTCCAATAGTCTATCCCGCTTATTTGGCATCACTACTTTTGGAGAATCTCACGGTCCCGCCATCGGTATACTTTTCGATAGCCCGATAGCAAATCAAGAGCTTCCTTTTGACAGAATCCGCGAAGCTCTACTACGCAGAGCACCCAAAGGGAATGCTTCAACCACCCGCATAGAAACCGATGAGATTGAGATCCTCAGCGGTGTATTCAATGGCAAAACCACCGGCACTCCCCTCTGTATCCTGATCCACAATAAAGATGCCCGCAGCATCGATTATGAGCCATTCAAAGACCTTATCCGCCCCGGATATGCAGACTATTCATGGCTGCAGAAATATCATATATTCGACTACCGCGGTGGCGGTAGAACATCCGGCAGAGAAACCGTAGCCAGAGTACTGGCTGCTGAACTGCTCCGCCATGTGTTACCCGACATTTCGATTGAGACAACCACTCTCCAAATTGGTAGCATAAAGGCTTCTCTGAATGGAACTTGCCCGGAAAATGCATTTCACTGGCCGGATCAGGAAAGTTATCCCCAGCTTATGCAATTTCTGGAGCAGACAAAGCTGGAAGGTGACAGCCTGGGCGGAATCGTCCGCGTTGTTGCCCGAAATGTCCCCGCCGGACTGGGAGACCCGATCTACGAAAAGCTCTCGGCAAACATAGCAAAAGCGATGTTCAGCATTGGAACAGTGCGAGGTGTGCTCTTTGGAGATGGTCTGGATCTCGCTGTAATGCCCGGTTCACAGTGTAACGACCGCTTTATTCAGGGTAAATGCGTCAGCAATCATCATGGCGGCATCCTCGGTGGCGTCAGCACCGGTGCAGAGATCAGTTTCGATGTAGTATTGCGCCCGGTTTCATCGATATCCGAAGAGCAGGAAACCATAGATCATCTGGGACGCCAAAGCACCATCAAACTATGCGGCAGGCACGATCACTGCCACATCCCGCGGGTAATCCCGGTTATCGAAGCCATGCTTACCATCTGCCTGGCAGATG is part of the Candidatus Cloacimonadota bacterium genome and encodes:
- a CDS encoding DUF1385 domain-containing protein, producing the protein MKKEISVGGQAVIEGVMMRGPDRLATAIRRRNGDIELKLQPFVSATQKNKFYALPIVRGFVSLIEMMKIGFSTLTFSAERFELDLRQEAEEKGEKLKEKSKAAEKREEIFSFIIAFGLAFLLFGLLPYKLSDWLKLSKQDFFFNLFAGSIRIVFFVIYIWAISLMKDVKRLFCYHGAEHKNVNAYEHNSTLQIPDIQSFTTIHPRCGTSFMFFVLLVGILFFSITDTLVSQVIIGTTIPVYLRLTYHLILIPVISGLSYEVLKFSGRNLKHPLVRFMTIPGMALQRITTQPPDDSMVETALVAMKAALDMDYSDHRVVLLEK
- the rpmE gene encoding 50S ribosomal protein L31; this encodes MKQGIHPKYQKATVTCACGNIFETASTKGDMHVDICNVCHPFYTGKQKIMDTAGRVEKFNKKYNLSSDK
- a CDS encoding response regulator — protein: MESHIRKIIDKAIFGYAYHEILLDKSGKPCDYRFIETNEAFGELTGLDHKKIIGKTLKEVLPKSSEDDFDWIGFYGNVAEQGGSHMVDAESKPLGKSFRIQAISFEKGYFATLFFDVSLYKKIEMELGANEERMRLLVNNSNNWVVVLDKDLQIKYSTALGSKILGIDEKEIYNLFVYSVVHPDDVAKVQDTIQWVFEHPAELATLELRVYNSKHEVIWLEVFAFNMLQSSAIEGLIVHARDISIRKAAEEALVQSENKFRYLTDNLTDMIFMTDKELNTIYVSPSVEAMLGESPEEHLSRSMEDKHPPESLAVMQEALAEEMQKDTEPNANLNRSRMIEIQEYKKDGSLIDIAMHVTMIRDKDGNFNGLHGVTRDITFQKHTERELKEKNAYIESLLDSIPDPIFVLDKTGRLIDRKTGSADNSFLTKAEAPNQNLWDIFPKVLADNILDAIQIALDRNETIPFSFRLEMNGEHRYFEARISPMENERVISSVRDVTDHSKAVMAIQQQTRFQKMIADISTAFVNSKSLELDTILDESLKMVGEFFGVQRAYIYRYFDDYSSMFNTNEWHSRGRGRIQDKRPVYHSASIPWWSKQITSGQIIKIENLEELLPHAKTEYRVLKSQNIKSILCIPIQSGSKVMGYFGFDSLIEPRVYSESEVDNLLVVANLLAEVLLKHDREKQMRKQAKLQEIFIPMAMKYVNLNSEDLENAIRQSLAELATFSNADLAFIYDYDWDSMVCINGNEWTAQGIDTEAQLRRIIPMDLLGPWVEMHRRGETVIIDDALTADVPKQLREFMVTQRVKSMITLPIMNMGMCQGFVGFNYIRKTHRFTKTDSMLLSLFAQLLVNVRNRRDLERRLIQEKVRAENASKAKSEFLANMSHEIRTPLNGVIGFTELLQNSALDNAQQQYAQNIINSSYNLLGIINDILDFSKIEAGKLDLSPTRTDLIELVEQAADIIKLRTSKKDLEFLLDISPDIPRFAIIDPLRLNQILINLLSNAEKFTEEGEIELSVRYEMTDADHTDITFTVRDTGIGINESMQKKLFRAFSQLDSSTTRKYGGTGLGLVISNHLATLMNSHINISSIPDQGSEFSFTINCRVEGKRYCDHELELTKTVMVVDDNASCRRIIKQCLTYWKIDVLECGSAQEALEMLQNVSAPDVIFVDYDMPEMNGLDLIRRVQNETLKISQTTPVVLMHSSDENPALISACQELGINYRFLKPVKAYDLHKALENIESGGQDLTQENIERKDRLPMSETDLIEKPSILIAEDNQLNMILLNEMILKLSPKAQIWHATDGLQAIDGVRKHSPDVVLMDVQMPNLDGVSASFEIRKFSSVPIIAITAGALKEEQERCLAAGINDFLTKPVLVAELAATLSKYLSNESQEKSASYQTKTATDNASHFAKDALLKNISGDLDTFKSLLEIVATSFPDKFEALNQAITEEDSKEALSILHSLKGSARNMHFVLLGDMVADLERDYPNLEAAEVRARYQNIIQEWQFVQDLIK
- a CDS encoding YitT family protein translates to MPKQDARKMRIKREIINHLGIVFASVFFAIGYSWFLLPYNMAPGGVGGISQILHMLFGLPNGVGMILINIPLFVISFVFIGKSFGSKSIYGMLVSATMTDLLSFPMLHKIGLVRDLAHYTHMVGDRVVYAMLPPEEIFLSAVAGSVLLGLGLGLIFRFRGSTGGTDIPVAFIKQKANISIGTGYYIVETGIILAVSLFLKDPKLLIWGYINLFVTTKITDLASEGLPYVKGVYIISNSPDEIRGVIFDKLNRGVTILKGMSGFHQRDINVLFCVLNRRQVPMLTDLVKEIDPDAFMVLTDVYDVMGYGFKSRNINLQDSGN